The following DNA comes from Methanosarcina vacuolata Z-761.
GATCAAGGTTATATCAAAAGGTCCGTATTTATTTCCGATCTCCTTAAAATGTGGACCGTATCCACCGTCTCCACTGGTATATATTCGAGTTTTATTTCCCAGGATGACCCATCCACCCCATAGAGTAGTATCGATATTAAACGGATCTCTTCCGGAGAAATGTCTGGCTGGTGTCAAAACAACGGTTAAGCCCTGATATTCCGTTTCTTCCCACCAATTGAGTTCCGTAATTTTTTCTTTTGGAATACCCCATCGAAACAGATGAGCACTAACTCCAAGAGGAACAAAGAAATGTGATACTTTGCTGTTTAGTTTAACAATAGATTGATAATCTAAGTGGTCATAATGGTCATGTGTGATAAAAACTGCATCAATAGGCGGCATTTCATCAATAAGATGCAGCATAATATCTTCACTGTATTCATATCTTTTAATTCCCACAAATGAAACCGGCGAGGCAATAGGACTCAGCATAGGATCTATCAATAACTTTTTATTATCAATACTAAGCAGAAAAGCAGAGTGTCCAAACCAGGTCAGACTATCATTTTCACTTTTAATTTTGTTCCAGTCAATGGCAGAAACAGGAATTGGACCACTCGGGTTGCGGTCTTTAGCCTCTGAAGCAGAATCCTCATTCATTAATGAAGCGTCTGAGGAATTTATAACAAACTCTGTAGGATCCTCATTAATAAATTTCCCATCAACATAATTATTTAAATGTTGATACATTTCTGTTTGTTCTTTTGTTGGATTCCCACCGAAAGCCGGGTCTATGTTTATAAACAAGATAATAAAGACACCCAATAGAAGCAAAAAACTGAGTAAATATAACCCCATTTTTTTAATCCTTTTCATATTTTCACTTCTGTAATTCCAATTTTACGCAGCCAATTGGAGATCCCATTCTGCGCTTTTTTACGTTTCTACTCAGGACTGCAAAACCATCCAGAATAGGGCAGGACGACTCTTACTGTATACACTGAGGAGTTATTATGGTACGATGGAAAGGAGATGCCTTTGATTTCCTGTTTATTTTATAGATAGTGAATATCTTAATCGAGCATATGACTGACTAATCACTTTAATATTGAGTGAAAAAAAATTAGTTATTAGCCAGACCTTTCCAAATAATCTGGAATCCATCTTCTATAACCTTATTTTCATCCAGTGATAAATCTGAATCAATGATAAGGTTCACTACCGCCCTGCTACCCTGATAAAACATTGCAATGGTAAGCTCCGCAGAAAAATCTCTGATTTCTCCCGCTTTTATTCCTTCATCCACAAGCTTATGGAGGAATACATACTCTTTCATCACTTCATCACGTGTAAACTTTGTGATGTAAGGAGATGAACAGAACTGCCCGACAAAAAGGAATTCTTCCTGATTTGCTACTCCCCATTTGATTAGATTTGACCATATTTTTTTTAATTTATCCTTGAAGGTATTCTGTGCCTCAATTTCTTTTCCCATACTGCGGCTTAAATCTCCTTTTACCTCAAAATACAGACTATTGATAAGGTCTTCCTTTGTAGGAAAATAGTTGAAAAGCGTGCCTGTGGCTACACCTGCTTCTTTTGAAATCTGAGCAGTGGATGTACCGTGGAAGCCTCTTTCTGTGAAGAGCTTTAAGGCTGCTTCCAGAATGGCTGTTTTTTTGTCTTTGACCTGTTCTTTCATGTATTATCTCTATAATTGACTGATTAGTCATTTATGTTTTAATATTAAGTTATTATAAATACTTTATGGCATTTTATTCTTGGCTTTTAGCAGGTATTGCAGTACATAAGGGATTTTTGGCAACTTAAGTAAAAAATATCCAGCGATACATTTAAAAATCCGAATTGTTAATGTGTAGAGATCATCATGCTCATAGTACTCTCATTAGGCGGTTCAATTCTCGCAAAAAATCTAGATCCCGATCGTTTTTTAAAATATGCGGATGTTCTCCGTAAGCTCTCGAAAAAGCATACCC
Coding sequences within:
- a CDS encoding MBL fold metallo-hydrolase translates to MKRIKKMGLYLLSFLLLLGVFIILFINIDPAFGGNPTKEQTEMYQHLNNYVDGKFINEDPTEFVINSSDASLMNEDSASEAKDRNPSGPIPVSAIDWNKIKSENDSLTWFGHSAFLLSIDNKKLLIDPMLSPIASPVSFVGIKRYEYSEDIMLHLIDEMPPIDAVFITHDHYDHLDYQSIVKLNSKVSHFFVPLGVSAHLFRWGIPKEKITELNWWEETEYQGLTVVLTPARHFSGRDPFNIDTTLWGGWVILGNKTRIYTSGDGGYGPHFKEIGNKYGPFDITLIEGAQYDPSWSDIHMVPEQSVQANLDANGETMMLMHWGAFTLANHGWNEPIERAQKEAKKREVNIIAPEIGETVLLDSDLHMPSTPWWDF
- a CDS encoding TetR/AcrR family transcriptional regulator, encoding MKEQVKDKKTAILEAALKLFTERGFHGTSTAQISKEAGVATGTLFNYFPTKEDLINSLYFEVKGDLSRSMGKEIEAQNTFKDKLKKIWSNLIKWGVANQEEFLFVGQFCSSPYITKFTRDEVMKEYVFLHKLVDEGIKAGEIRDFSAELTIAMFYQGSRAVVNLIIDSDLSLDENKVIEDGFQIIWKGLANN